A stretch of DNA from Alkaliphilus flagellatus:
GGAGAGTAGGTCGCTGCGATATATTTAAAGACACAGTTACATAAATTGTAACTGTGTTTTTTTATTGTCTAAAAATGTATAAGTTCTTTAATTATTTTGACCAATACTTAAACTGAGATAAGAGTAAGTTCATAGCAATATGGGAAATTTTATAAGATAAAAGTAATATAATTAAGAAGGATTTTTTAAAAATAAGTAGAAATTATATTAATAAAGAAATGTTTTATTTTTATTTAAATTTATAACATTTTTTACGGTAGTATAAAAGACAAATATTATCAATTTATATACTTAATTTGGAGTTTAATATTTTCAAAGGAAGTGGAATTTTGGATAAAAATAATGTAATTAATTTAAATGATTATAGAGATATGAAGATAAAAGAAAAGCAAAATAATATAGACAAAATAAATAACCTAAAAAAAATAGATGAAGATGATCGTAGAAATACTTTTAATTTATTTATGCGTGTATTAGCAACTATGAGGAAAGAATCCTACTAAAATTAGACTATTGTTTTCGTAACACTTCATAGAGCACTTAAAATTTCTAACTTTCATTATAAATTTCAAGTGCTCAAAATAGTATTAGTCTCTTAATTTTGTATAGGACTCTAATAATTAGAGAAGAATATTCTTTTCTAGATTAGCAGAAAAAGCAGCTTAGCTGCTTTTTATAGTATTAAAGAGGTAGAAGTTTAGTAATATTTTTTGTAATATTTAAACTATGATATAGACAAGTGAAATAACATGAAAATTTTAGTATATAGATTTATGATATATAAGAGTTGTAAAAACTTGATCTAGATAATCTTCATAGCGCATTCCAGCTAAGGTATAGTTTTGCTTTATTCTAAAAGATAGAGACGCAAAATTTGGAGTAGGACTAATAATTGTTTCTGCAAAAATATCATATATCCCTTTAGTTTTTATATCAAATATTAGTTTTTTATATAACTCACTTCCTATGCCTTTGCCAGTTAGATGAGATAAAATAGCAGTTTTATCTACTAAAATGAAATCATTAGTATTCTTAATGTTAAAATCAGGCTTCCAATAAACTTCTTCTATCCACCCTTCGTTATATTTCAGCCATTGTTCCTTCGTATAGGCGATTAGGAAACCAACAACCTTGTTATAACTTTCGGCTACATAAAAATGATCTAATTCAAAAATATTTTCAAGTAATTTTGTTTGATAGTATTTAGGATTAGAAGAATAATCATCGATTAAAAAACCCTGATTTGCTTCTTTCTTGTTATTTCCAACGGAACATGCAACTTGATATATACTTTGTAAGTCTTTAGGGGTCGCTTTTCTTACTCGTATACGATCCTTTCCAGTAAGTAGCTCCTTTTCTAAAACGCTAAGATTTTTTAGTTTTAATTGATCCATAAAAATACCTCCCTTTATTAGAATTAATAGGTGAATAATAATACAGAAAAGAATAAGGTTAGAATAGTAATTAAATAAAAGGAGAGAAAAATAAAAAGGCTATAAGAAACTATAGCCTTGGTAAATACCTTGCTTGTAGTCTCCCCTTTCTACGCTTACGAGGTTAGCTGACGGATTCGGATCGAAGGAGTTGACCCTACTCACAAAAGTGAGATTCACCCCAAAAAAGTGGTTCCCCCGCTTCTTTATAAAGAATTCAGCGTCATTACTGTATATATATTTATTTATATCAACAAGTATATATACATAAAACTAAATGTACAGAATAATCTGTTTAATATATTTTATTACAAATGAAAATAAAAATCAACCTATAATTATAAAAAAACATCTATATTTATTATTTTTTTTAATTTATTTAAATCATCTAAGTATGTTTCTTTTAAATTTTGGTTATATATTATCGACGCTGGGTGATATAGAGGAAATATTAAAAGGTCATCCTTTTCTAATATTTGGCCATGTACAGCACCTATCGTTAACTTGTTATTTGCCATAACTGATTTTAGAGGAGTATTACCTAAGGTTACAATAATTTTAGGAGATATAATATTAATTTCTTCCTTTAAAATATTTGAAAAAAGACGTACCTCCTCTTGAGTTGGAGGGCGGTTAATTTTTCGACCAGTCTTTTCATTAGTTTTATGGGGTCTAATTTTTACAACATTAGTAATAAAAAGATCTTCTCGTTTAATTTGAAGTATTTCTAAAAACTCATTAAGATTTTTTCCTGCTTGTCCTACAAAGGGTTCCTTAAGTTCTATTTCTTTTGCACCAGGGGCTTCACCTACTAATAGAATTTTAGCATCTACATTTCCGGAGCCTGTTATATACTCACCTTGTGTTAAAGTAGCAATTTGCTTATAGAGATCATTTAATTTTTCTAATTTCATATTATACCTCCAAAATATTAATGATTGTTATAGTTTTTTAATTTTTAAGAAACATTACTTAGATCATTATGTATAAAGTACCATACATTAGCCAAATCTAATAAGAGTCATATTAAGAGTATTTTAACCTATTTTTCCTTTTTTAAAATAAAATATAATTGAAAGGATATGATTTTATGGGTGGTGAGTTTAATTATCCTATTATAGATAACTTTAGGATGTTATACGATGAAGGGTATAGATGTATCAACTATGAAATTGATAAAAAAGATGATCAATTTACAGTATACCTAAAAAACTTCGAAAAAGAGAATACAAAGACATTAAAATGTAATCCTAAAGATGGTATGGTACTAAAAAATTATATTGATAGAATGTCATAAAGTTTGCAATGATTTATGGAGTAGCCCTAGTTTTAAATTGACAACACATAACATAACATGTTATCATTGATAGGTTGTTTAATAGGCTTTGTTATTTGGAATATTAAGCAACATGTCAGTTCGAAACCATCCTGACAATAAATAAAACTAGGGAGGAGAAATAACAAATGAATAAAACAAAGTTTTTGACACAGGCCGCTATGATTGCAGCAATTTATGTTGTCTTAGTTGAGGTTTTTAAACCCTTCAGCTATGGAATTATGCAAGTGCGAATTGCCGAAGTATTAACGGTTATGCCTTATTTTACGCCAGCGGCAGTACCAGGATTAACGGTTGGGGTTATAATTTCTAATATTATTGGACCCTATGGAGTTTTAGATATTGTTGTAGGTAGTTTAGCAACATTAATTGCTGCATATTTTACTTATAAAATGCGTAAAAAGATATTAGCACCTTTACCGCCTATTATAGTTAATGCTATTATTATAGGACTTATGCTGTATTATATCTTTTTAGGTTCTCCAGATGAAACTCCATTACTGGCTATTATGGGATGGGTAGCTTTAGGACAAACTATTGTCTGTTATGGTTTAGGTTATCCTTTTATGTTAATTTTAGATAAATACAAAAATAATATTTTTTAGATTATTATACAATCTGAATAAGACCGAAAAATAAAGGGTAGAAGAAGTAATATGTATTACTTCTTCTACCCTTTAAAATATAAAATTATTTTTAAATAAGGAATGATATGTATGGATAAAAAAATAGGAATAATAGCATCTGATGAAGAATTAAAAAATAGAATTATAGAATTATTTAGAAATGAAGTTGAAAACGGAGAAATAATCATAGATATTTTAAATTCAGATATTATAGATGAACAAGGTCAAGCATTAGAAAATAGAGGAGTTAAGGCTATTGTTGCTAGAAGTGGAGGATATCGTCATACTGTTGGTACTGTTAGTGTTCCAGTTATACATTTAAAAGTAACTACACCAGATATTTTACAGGCAATAACAATAGCAAAAAAATATAATAAGGATATAGTATTAGTTATATCTGATTTAGACTACTTTGATTATGGTGCATGGAAGGATTTGATTAATGCAAATATTATTCTTGAAAGATTTCATACAAAAAATGAGATCTATGGCAGAGTGTATAAATATTTAGAAAAAAAAGATGATGTTGTAATAGTTGGTGGAGGTATTCCTTGCTCTCTTGCACGAAACTGGGGCATGGATAATGTTTTTATAAATGCTAGTAAAGAATCAATTTACGAAGCTATAAACTATGCTAAAAATATGATAGAGAATCTATATGAACAGAAATATAATAATGAGGTTCTTAAAATAATATTAGATGGAGTCCATGATGCAGTTATTGCTGTAAATTATGAAGGAAAAATTAGGTTATATAATGAAAGGGCTAAGGAGTTATTAAAGAAGGATAGACAAGATGTTATTAATAAAGAATTACTTGATGTTTTTCCAGAACTTGATTTTATTATGGATGTTCTTGAAAGTAAGATGGATAAAAATAATGAGATTAGGTCTTTGAAGAATATTACTATTACTGCAAACACTTCAATATTTAGGGTAGATGAAAATATTGAAGGAGTTTTATGTTCATTTCAAGATATTAGTAAGCTTCAAAGCTTAGAGAAAAAAATACGATATGAACTAAACAAGAAGGGACACGTTGCTAAATATATCTTTGAGGATGTTGTTGCATTTGACCCTATAATGAAAGATGTAGTAGAAAAGGCAAAAAGAATAGGTGAAAGTGATAATACAGTTATGATATATGGTGAAAGTGGCACTGGAAAGGAAATAATAGCACAAAGTATACATAATATAAGTAAAAGAAAAAAAGAAGCTTTCGTAGCCATCAATTGTGCAGCTATTTCAGAAAATCTTTTAGAAAGTGAACTTTTTGGATATGAAGAAGGGGCTTTTACTGGTGCTATAAAAGGAGGAAAGCCAGGACTATTTGAACTAGCTCATGGGGGCACTATATTTTTAGATGAAATAAATAGTGTATCTCCAAATCTGCAAGGTAAACTTTTAAGAGTTTTAGAGGAAAGAGAAACAATGAGAATAGGATCAGACTATGTAATCCCTTTAGATATAAGGATTGTTGCTGCCACAAATGAAGAGTTAAAGACGATGGTAGAAGAGGGAAGATTTAGAAGGGACTTGTTTTATAGATTAAATATTTTAGAATTACACATTCCTCCCCTTCGTGAAAGAAAAAAGGATATAATTCCGCTATTTAAGCATTACCTAAAAGAGTTATCTAATGAAATAGACCTTGATAAAATAAGTAAAGATGTTGAAGAGAAATTACTAAACTATCAATGGCCTGGGAATGCAAGAGAATTAAGAAATATTGTTCAGAGATATGTAATTTTTAAAGAAATAGATTTAGATAAAAGAGAAATAATAGATAATAATATTGAAGATGTTCATAAGACCATTGATTTAAAGGAAATTAATAGGTACGTAGAAGAAAAGGTAATAGATATGCTTTCTAGTCAAGGAATGACTAAGACAGAAATAGCAAAAATGCTAGGTATAAGTAGGACAGCCCTATGGAAGAAGATTAAATCACAATAATAATTATTGAATATGTTAACCAAAGATAACGGGATGTTAATCTAAGATAACAGTTTCGCAATTTACAGAATAATATTTATTATGAAAATTCGTAGAAATACAGGTCTAAGGCCTGTATTTTTTTTGGCATGAATTTTGCTTTATATTATTTAGTGCTTCAAAAATTTAACGTATTATATATCTAATCAGTTAATAGAGTATTTTTAAGATATGAAAATAAAGGAGGAGAGACATGATATTTAAAAGTTTTAAAGATTTAATAGAAAAGGTTCAAAATTCAAAAGTAAAAAAGAGAGTTGTAGTAGTTGTAGCCCAAGATGAACATACATTAGAGGCGGTATTTCGTGCTAAAAAAGATAATATTGTAGATCCAATCCTTATAGGTGACAAAATAAAAATAAAAGAAGTACTTGATAACCTTAAAGAAAGCTTAGATGAATCTTCTATTATTGATGTTAAAGAGGATTCAGAGGCAGCGATAAAGGCAGTAGAGTTTATTAACGAAAATAAAGCTGACTTTATTATGAAGGGAAAAATTCAAACTGCTGATTTATTAAAGGCTGTAGTTGATAAGGAAAAGGGTCTTAGAACCGGTAATGTAATGTCTCATATTGCCATTCATGAAATACCAACCTACCATAAACTGCTGGCAGTTACGGATGGTGGAATGATGATGTATCCAGATGTAGATACAAAAAAGCAAATCATAGAAAATGCTGTTAGCACATTTATAGATATGGGCTATGAAGAACCTAAAGTTGCAGTTTTAGCTGCTGTGGAAAATGAAAATCCCAAAATGCCAGAAACTGTGGATGCTAGTAAGCTAAAGAAAATGAACATTGAAGGAGAAATCAAAAACTGTATTGTAGAAGGACCTATATCCTATGACTTAACAATGAGCAAAGAATCTGCAGAAATAAAAGGCTTTAATAGCCCTGTCACTGGAGATGCTGATATTTTAATTGTTCCAAACATAACTGCAGGAAATATTTTAGGAAAATCTCTTGTATATTCAGCTGGAGCTAAAATGGCAGGATTTATTGTAGGAGCAAAGGTTCCTATAGTTTTAACATCAAGGGGAGCTAGTTCTGAAGAAAAATATTTATCTCTTGTGTTATCTGCATCAGCAGTTAAGTCGTTATAAATAATATTATTAATTTAAAATAATAAGGAGTGAAAATATGAAAAAATTATTAACAGGAAACGAAGCCATTGCTCGTGGCGCATATGAAGCTGGGGTAAGATATGCTTCTGCATATCCTGGAACACCGAGTACTGAAATACTTGAAAATATTGCAACATATAAAGAGGATATTTTAGCAGAGTGGGCGACAAATGAAAAGGTTGCTTTAGAGGCTGCTATTGGTGCATCTATTGCTGGTGCTAGGTCACTAGCAGCTATGAAACATGTAGGGGTTAACGTTGCAGCAGATCCACTGTTTACATTCGCATATACAGGAGTTAATGGGGGTATGGTTTTAATTACAGCTGACGAACCAGGTCAACATTCATCCCAAAATGAGCAAGATAATCGTAACTATGCAAAATTTGCTAAGATCCCAATGCTTGAACCAACTGACAGTCAAGAATCTAAAGATATGATACAGGCTGCATTTCAAATAAGTGAAGCTTATGATACCCCTGTTTTGATAAGAATGACAACAAGAGTATGTCACTCAAAGGGAATAGTAGAATGTGGCGAAAGACAAGATGCTCCTATAAAAGAATATGTGAAAAATATAAATAAATATATGACTGTACCAGCCTTTGCAAGAAAAATGAGGGTAAAAGTTGAAGAAAGAATGCATAAGCTATTAGAGTTCTCTAATAAGACAGAATTAAACTATATTGAATGGAATGATACTAAGGTTGGAGTAATTGCTTCAGGTGCTGCCTTTACATTTGCAAAGGAAGTGTTTGGAGATTCAGCATCCTATTTAAAATTAGGATTTACAAATCCACTTCCAACTGAAAAGATAAAGGAATTTGCAAGCAAGGTT
This window harbors:
- a CDS encoding GNAT family N-acetyltransferase; this translates as MDQLKLKNLSVLEKELLTGKDRIRVRKATPKDLQSIYQVACSVGNNKKEANQGFLIDDYSSNPKYYQTKLLENIFELDHFYVAESYNKVVGFLIAYTKEQWLKYNEGWIEEVYWKPDFNIKNTNDFILVDKTAILSHLTGKGIGSELYKKLIFDIKTKGIYDIFAETIISPTPNFASLSFRIKQNYTLAGMRYEDYLDQVFTTLIYHKSIY
- a CDS encoding uracil-DNA glycosylase codes for the protein MKLEKLNDLYKQIATLTQGEYITGSGNVDAKILLVGEAPGAKEIELKEPFVGQAGKNLNEFLEILQIKREDLFITNVVKIRPHKTNEKTGRKINRPPTQEEVRLFSNILKEEINIISPKIIVTLGNTPLKSVMANNKLTIGAVHGQILEKDDLLIFPLYHPASIIYNQNLKETYLDDLNKLKKIINIDVFL
- a CDS encoding QueT transporter family protein; its protein translation is MNKTKFLTQAAMIAAIYVVLVEVFKPFSYGIMQVRIAEVLTVMPYFTPAAVPGLTVGVIISNIIGPYGVLDIVVGSLATLIAAYFTYKMRKKILAPLPPIIVNAIIIGLMLYYIFLGSPDETPLLAIMGWVALGQTIVCYGLGYPFMLILDKYKNNIF
- a CDS encoding bifunctional enoyl-CoA hydratase/phosphate acetyltransferase, with the protein product MIFKSFKDLIEKVQNSKVKKRVVVVVAQDEHTLEAVFRAKKDNIVDPILIGDKIKIKEVLDNLKESLDESSIIDVKEDSEAAIKAVEFINENKADFIMKGKIQTADLLKAVVDKEKGLRTGNVMSHIAIHEIPTYHKLLAVTDGGMMMYPDVDTKKQIIENAVSTFIDMGYEEPKVAVLAAVENENPKMPETVDASKLKKMNIEGEIKNCIVEGPISYDLTMSKESAEIKGFNSPVTGDADILIVPNITAGNILGKSLVYSAGAKMAGFIVGAKVPIVLTSRGASSEEKYLSLVLSASAVKSL
- a CDS encoding sigma 54-interacting transcriptional regulator — encoded protein: MDKKIGIIASDEELKNRIIELFRNEVENGEIIIDILNSDIIDEQGQALENRGVKAIVARSGGYRHTVGTVSVPVIHLKVTTPDILQAITIAKKYNKDIVLVISDLDYFDYGAWKDLINANIILERFHTKNEIYGRVYKYLEKKDDVVIVGGGIPCSLARNWGMDNVFINASKESIYEAINYAKNMIENLYEQKYNNEVLKIILDGVHDAVIAVNYEGKIRLYNERAKELLKKDRQDVINKELLDVFPELDFIMDVLESKMDKNNEIRSLKNITITANTSIFRVDENIEGVLCSFQDISKLQSLEKKIRYELNKKGHVAKYIFEDVVAFDPIMKDVVEKAKRIGESDNTVMIYGESGTGKEIIAQSIHNISKRKKEAFVAINCAAISENLLESELFGYEEGAFTGAIKGGKPGLFELAHGGTIFLDEINSVSPNLQGKLLRVLEERETMRIGSDYVIPLDIRIVAATNEELKTMVEEGRFRRDLFYRLNILELHIPPLRERKKDIIPLFKHYLKELSNEIDLDKISKDVEEKLLNYQWPGNARELRNIVQRYVIFKEIDLDKREIIDNNIEDVHKTIDLKEINRYVEEKVIDMLSSQGMTKTEIAKMLGISRTALWKKIKSQ